A part of Bacteroidota bacterium genomic DNA contains:
- a CDS encoding gliding motility-associated C-terminal domain-containing protein translates to MKKIYLLLFSIAAFVSFAQLPNCNNYYAMPGTTMYESSTGIPNTSTLSAINVPGAGLAIGPNFGFPAPNPTYWTTSAGNYWYHNGAIWVNTGQSAGVAAAVNPGASKNFLYNIVGGSGQVWRWNGTGPAVLLATIPALAAGGPFDLVGDDQDNFYYLRTQNPQGLHVYNSLGVLTCSYAVTGIATAGAGGGFAIVGNTVTANNGTGYYVGVISGTTVNFTLTPSTYPAPGDFGSCYLRTDFPATITATPNASISCTNTMVTLTTTVPASITPVTYTWSGPGIITSVNNASVNVTASGVYTCNMTSPGCPTKSASITYTVINAGSVITPTVTKSGNLTCTSPAATLSVLPNTAPHTYTWTGPGVVGPNNLSTAIVNAAGVYTVIVRNPVTGCLGTGTISVTSSIAPLTISVSPANPVKCSAGPGVTLTASGATNYTWTPSATLSSSVGTSVIANPTVTTTYTVRGVTGVCTGSTVITVSVIPSPTVNASATPTSVCAGSPATLSATGATTYTWNPGGLTGANVVVTPTITTTYTVTGANATCSNTRTVTLVVNPGPTLTATASPTNICSGAGTTVTLTSTGAVSYTWNPGGATGATTTVSPSSTTVYTVTGANASGCRSTRTVTVQVTPTPTLTAVSNPTAICAGSSATLTSTGATTYTWNPGALTGSSTVVSPTVTTTYTVTGANGACTSTRTVTLIVNPNPTLTASASPTAICSGNSTTLTASGAVTYTWMPGALTGATTVVTPGTTTIYTVTGANASGCRSTRTVTVSVTPTPTVNVTASPTAICVGSSATLSATGATSYTWNPGGSTTSSIVVTPTTSTTYTVRGATGTCSSTRTITLIVNPNPTVTAVVSPTAICSGSSATLTGGGALTYTWMPGSLTGSNAVVSPTITTTYTLTGANATGCRNTRTVTLVVNPNPTLTATASPTNICGGAGTTVTLTSTGAVSYTWNPGGATGATTTVSPSSTTVYTVTGANASGCRSTRTVTVQVTPTPTLTAVSNPTAICAGSSATLTSTGATTYTWNPGALTGSSTVVSPTVTTTYTVTGANGACTSTRTVTLIVNPNPTLTASASPTAICSGNSTTLTASGAVTYTWMPGALTGATTVVTPGTTTIYTVTGANASGCRSTRTVTVSVTPTPTVNVTASPTAICVGSSATLSATGATSYTWNPGGSTTSSIVVTPTTSTTYTVRGATGTCSSTRTITLIVNPNPTVTAVVSPTAICSGSSATLTGGGALTYTWMPGSLTGSNAVVSPTITTTYTLTGANATGCRNTRTVTLVVNPNPTFTATASPTNICSGAGTTVTLTSTGAVSYTWNPGGATGATTTVSPSSTTVYTVTGANASGCRSTRTVTVQVTPTPTLTATSNPTAICAGSSATLTSTGATTYTWNPGALTGSSTVVSPTVTTTYTVTGANGACTSTRTITLIVNPNPTLTASASPTAICSGNSTTLTASGAVTYTWMPGALTGATTVVTPGTTTIYTVTGANASGCRSTRTVTVQVTPTPTLNVTASPTAICVGSSATLSATGATSYTWNPGGSTTSSIVVTPTTSTTYTVRGATGACSSTRTITLIVNPNPTVTAVVSPTAICSGSSATLTGGGALTYTWMPGSLTGSNAVVSPTITTTYTLTGANATGCRNTRTVTLVVNQNPTLTATASPTNICSASLTTVTLTATGAVSYLWLPGGMSGSTTTVTPTSTTVYTVVGTSSVGCISNRTVSVLVTPTPTLTITSSPTVLCVGGSATLTASGATGYTWNPGVSTGTNVVVSPTVSTTYTVTGANGICTSTQTLNLIVNPNPTITVASSNSVVCSGSSATLTAGGGITYTWNPGALTGTSVVVSPTVSTTYTVIGSNASGCVSTATTSIGVNALPSLTTVATPSAICIADTTTLTVSGALTYTWNPGAITGTVITVSPGTTTTYTVLGTNANGCIGASTINVNVSAVPVISVSGTPTLMCTSSLTSVTLTATGATNYSWTPGAITGSVAVVSPTTSTVYTVTGNNGACNVTATVGVLVINCNNTVFGLTKAAGTPVFVNGDYEVTYTVTAVNASTVSLTNITLNENLNNTFPLPTTYTLVGTPSVTSMGSSLTINPLFNGSTDISLTTPSTSTLLPLWKDTIVFKVKVTPNKVFCPFKNTVIGFATQFGSVVVADSSNNGFIWDPDGDGDPTNNDTMTVVCFEEYTLEIPTGFSPNADGVNDLFVIKGLNGRKVKLTVFNRWGNKVYENPEYDNTWNGTVNISSVKFGNEKLPQATYFYIVEFLDGETEPVTGYVVLQY, encoded by the coding sequence ATGAAGAAAATTTATCTGCTACTTTTTTCAATTGCCGCATTTGTTTCATTTGCACAATTACCAAACTGTAATAATTATTATGCAATGCCCGGAACTACGATGTATGAGAGTTCAACAGGCATTCCTAATACATCGACTTTATCTGCGATTAACGTTCCGGGAGCAGGTTTAGCAATTGGTCCTAATTTCGGTTTTCCTGCGCCAAATCCAACATATTGGACAACCTCTGCCGGAAACTATTGGTACCATAATGGTGCAATTTGGGTTAACACCGGACAATCTGCGGGGGTGGCCGCAGCTGTAAATCCTGGCGCAAGTAAAAATTTCTTATATAATATTGTTGGAGGTAGCGGACAAGTTTGGAGATGGAATGGAACAGGCCCGGCAGTTTTATTGGCTACAATTCCTGCACTAGCCGCGGGCGGACCTTTTGACTTGGTGGGTGATGATCAGGATAATTTTTATTATTTACGTACACAAAACCCTCAAGGATTACATGTTTACAACTCATTGGGAGTTCTAACTTGTTCTTACGCTGTAACAGGTATTGCTACGGCAGGAGCCGGTGGAGGTTTTGCAATCGTTGGAAATACAGTGACTGCCAACAACGGTACCGGTTATTATGTTGGTGTAATTTCAGGCACAACTGTCAACTTTACTTTAACACCTTCTACTTATCCGGCTCCCGGCGATTTCGGTTCTTGTTATTTACGTACTGATTTCCCTGCTACGATTACTGCTACGCCAAACGCTTCCATTAGTTGTACAAATACAATGGTAACGCTAACCACAACAGTTCCTGCTTCCATAACACCTGTAACTTATACTTGGTCAGGTCCCGGAATTATAACATCAGTGAATAATGCTAGCGTGAATGTAACTGCATCCGGTGTTTATACGTGTAACATGACAAGTCCGGGTTGTCCTACAAAATCAGCTAGCATAACTTATACTGTTATTAATGCCGGTTCAGTTATCACTCCTACAGTAACTAAATCAGGAAATTTAACTTGTACAAGTCCAGCCGCTACTTTATCTGTTTTACCTAATACAGCACCCCATACTTACACTTGGACAGGTCCGGGTGTTGTTGGGCCAAATAACTTATCCACCGCAATTGTAAATGCCGCAGGTGTGTATACCGTTATAGTTAGAAATCCGGTTACGGGATGTCTTGGCACCGGCACAATCAGTGTAACCAGTTCAATAGCTCCTCTTACAATTAGTGTTTCACCTGCTAACCCTGTAAAATGTTCTGCAGGTCCCGGAGTTACTTTAACCGCAAGCGGTGCCACGAATTATACGTGGACGCCTTCTGCTACTTTATCCTCTTCAGTGGGAACTTCTGTTATCGCAAACCCAACCGTTACCACCACTTATACCGTTAGGGGAGTGACTGGAGTTTGTACTGGCAGTACGGTAATAACAGTGTCTGTAATACCTTCACCAACCGTTAATGCGAGCGCTACTCCAACATCAGTTTGTGCAGGTTCTCCGGCTACTTTAAGTGCCACGGGAGCTACTACTTATACATGGAATCCCGGTGGATTAACCGGGGCTAACGTAGTGGTGACTCCAACTATTACAACAACTTATACTGTAACGGGTGCTAATGCAACCTGTAGTAATACGAGAACGGTAACACTTGTTGTAAATCCAGGCCCAACACTTACCGCCACCGCAAGTCCGACGAATATCTGTAGTGGAGCGGGAACGACTGTGACATTAACATCAACGGGTGCAGTGAGCTATACCTGGAATCCTGGTGGAGCAACGGGAGCAACAACAACAGTGAGTCCGAGTTCAACAACAGTTTATACAGTAACCGGTGCCAACGCATCAGGATGCCGCAGTACGCGAACCGTTACTGTTCAGGTAACACCAACTCCGACATTAACGGCAGTGAGCAACCCAACAGCAATCTGTGCAGGAAGTTCAGCGACTTTAACATCAACGGGAGCTACAACATATACATGGAACCCTGGTGCATTAACAGGTAGTTCAACGGTGGTGTCACCAACAGTAACAACCACCTATACCGTAACAGGTGCAAACGGTGCTTGTACAAGTACGAGAACCGTTACTTTAATCGTAAATCCAAATCCAACTTTAACAGCGAGTGCATCACCAACCGCTATATGTTCAGGTAACAGCACAACATTAACGGCAAGTGGAGCGGTAACTTATACCTGGATGCCTGGCGCATTGACAGGAGCGACAACTGTAGTAACACCCGGAACAACCACAATTTATACAGTAACCGGTGCAAACGCTTCAGGTTGCCGTAGTACGAGAACCGTTACTGTATCAGTAACTCCAACCCCAACAGTTAACGTAACGGCTAGTCCGACTGCGATCTGTGTTGGAAGCAGTGCAACATTAAGTGCAACCGGTGCAACCAGCTATACCTGGAATCCGGGCGGTTCAACAACATCGAGTATCGTTGTAACACCAACTACAAGTACAACTTATACAGTGAGAGGTGCTACAGGAACTTGTTCAAGTACCAGAACCATCACCTTAATCGTAAATCCAAATCCAACAGTAACAGCAGTGGTAAGTCCGACTGCGATATGTTCCGGTAGCAGTGCTACTTTAACCGGAGGCGGAGCTTTAACATATACCTGGATGCCGGGCTCCTTAACAGGAAGTAATGCTGTGGTGTCACCAACAATAACGACCACATATACCTTAACGGGAGCAAATGCTACCGGTTGCAGAAACACCAGAACAGTAACCTTGGTTGTGAATCCAAATCCAACTTTGACTGCTACAGCAAGTCCGACAAACATTTGTGGTGGAGCAGGAACAACTGTGACATTAACATCAACGGGAGCAGTGAGCTATACCTGGAATCCTGGTGGAGCAACGGGAGCAACAACAACTGTGAGTCCGAGTTCAACAACAGTTTATACAGTAACCGGTGCCAACGCATCAGGATGCCGCAGTACGCGAACCGTTACTGTTCAGGTAACACCAACTCCGACATTAACGGCAGTGAGCAACCCAACAGCAATCTGTGCAGGAAGTTCAGCGACTTTAACATCAACGGGAGCTACAACATATACATGGAACCCTGGTGCATTAACAGGTAGTTCAACGGTGGTGTCACCAACAGTAACAACCACCTATACCGTAACAGGTGCAAACGGTGCTTGTACAAGTACGAGAACCGTTACTTTAATCGTAAATCCAAATCCAACTTTAACAGCGAGTGCATCACCAACCGCTATATGTTCAGGTAACAGCACAACATTAACGGCAAGTGGAGCGGTAACTTATACCTGGATGCCTGGCGCATTGACAGGAGCGACAACTGTAGTAACACCCGGAACAACCACAATTTATACAGTAACCGGTGCAAACGCTTCAGGTTGCCGTAGTACGAGAACCGTTACTGTATCAGTAACTCCAACCCCAACAGTTAACGTAACGGCTAGTCCGACTGCGATCTGTGTTGGAAGCAGTGCAACATTAAGTGCAACCGGTGCAACCAGCTATACCTGGAATCCGGGCGGTTCAACAACATCGAGTATCGTTGTAACACCAACTACAAGTACAACTTATACAGTGAGAGGTGCTACAGGAACTTGTTCAAGTACCAGAACCATCACCTTAATCGTAAATCCAAATCCAACAGTAACAGCAGTGGTAAGTCCGACTGCGATATGTTCCGGTAGCAGTGCTACTTTAACCGGAGGTGGAGCTTTAACATACACCTGGATGCCTGGTTCCTTAACAGGAAGTAACGCAGTGGTGTCACCAACAATTACCACAACCTATACCTTAACAGGAGCAAATGCTACAGGTTGCAGAAACACAAGAACAGTAACCTTGGTTGTGAATCCAAATCCAACATTTACAGCAACAGCAAGTCCGACAAACATTTGTAGTGGAGCAGGAACGACAGTTACCTTAACATCAACAGGAGCAGTGAGCTATACCTGGAATCCTGGTGGAGCTACAGGAGCTACAACAACGGTGAGTCCAAGTTCAACAACAGTTTATACAGTAACCGGTGCCAACGCATCAGGCTGCCGCAGTACGCGAACCGTTACTGTTCAGGTAACACCAACACCAACCTTAACAGCAACAAGCAACCCAACAGCAATTTGTGCAGGAAGTTCAGCTACCTTAACATCAACGGGTGCTACAACATATACATGGAATCCTGGCGCATTAACAGGTAGTTCAACGGTTGTGTCACCAACGGTAACAACCACCTATACTGTAACGGGAGCAAATGGTGCTTGTACAAGTACCAGAACAATTACATTAATCGTAAATCCAAATCCAACTTTAACAGCGAGTGCCTCACCAACCGCTATATGTTCAGGCAACAGCACAACATTAACGGCAAGCGGAGCGGTAACATATACCTGGATGCCTGGTGCATTAACAGGAGCGACAACTGTAGTAACACCTGGAACAACCACAATTTATACAGTAACCGGTGCAAACGCATCAGGCTGCCGCAGTACGAGAACCGTTACTGTACAGGTAACTCCAACCCCAACATTAAACGTAACGGCTAGTCCGACCGCGATATGTGTTGGAAGCAGTGCTACATTAAGTGCAACCGGAGCAACCAGCTATACCTGGAATCCGGGTGGTTCAACAACATCGAGTATCGTTGTAACACCAACTACAAGTACAACTTATACAGTGAGAGGAGCCACAGGAGCTTGTTCAAGTACCAGAACCATCACCTTAATCGTAAATCCAAATCCAACGGTAACAGCAGTGGTAAGTCCTACAGCGATATGTTCCGGCAGCAGTGCTACTTTAACTGGAGGCGGAGCTTTAACATATACCTGGATGCCGGGCTCCTTAACAGGAAGTAATGCTGTGGTGTCACCAACAATAACGACCACATATACCTTAACGGGAGCAAATGCTACAGGTTGCAGAAACACCAGAACAGTAACCTTAGTGGTGAATCAAAATCCAACACTTACAGCAACAGCAAGTCCTACGAATATCTGTAGTGCTTCACTTACAACAGTAACATTAACAGCTACCGGAGCTGTATCTTATTTGTGGTTGCCTGGAGGTATGAGTGGCAGTACAACAACCGTTACTCCAACTTCTACAACAGTTTATACAGTTGTTGGAACAAGCTCTGTAGGTTGTATCAGTAACAGAACTGTCAGTGTTTTAGTCACACCAACTCCTACATTAACAATTACAAGTTCACCAACCGTATTATGTGTTGGTGGATCTGCAACGTTAACAGCAAGTGGAGCTACCGGTTATACTTGGAATCCAGGTGTAAGCACCGGAACTAATGTTGTTGTTTCTCCAACTGTAAGCACAACTTACACTGTAACGGGTGCTAACGGAATTTGTACATCTACTCAAACATTAAACTTAATTGTAAATCCTAATCCAACGATAACAGTAGCAAGTAGTAATTCGGTTGTTTGTTCGGGAAGTAGCGCTACTTTAACAGCAGGAGGCGGGATAACATACACCTGGAATCCGGGAGCACTTACAGGAACGAGTGTGGTAGTGAGTCCGACCGTTAGTACAACTTATACTGTTATTGGCAGTAATGCCTCAGGATGTGTAAGCACAGCAACCACGTCGATTGGTGTGAATGCATTACCAAGTTTAACTACGGTTGCGACACCAAGTGCAATTTGTATTGCAGATACAACCACATTAACCGTAAGCGGTGCACTAACATATACCTGGAATCCGGGTGCAATAACAGGAACAGTTATTACGGTGAGTCCGGGCACCACAACAACTTACACAGTGTTAGGAACCAACGCTAACGGATGTATTGGTGCAAGTACCATCAATGTCAATGTTTCAGCCGTGCCTGTTATTTCAGTTAGCGGAACACCAACATTAATGTGTACATCATCATTAACCAGCGTAACCTTAACAGCAACCGGCGCGACGAATTATTCATGGACGCCGGGAGCGATTACGGGTTCGGTTGCGGTTGTTTCGCCTACAACATCAACTGTATATACTGTTACCGGCAATAATGGCGCTTGTAATGTTACGGCAACGGTTGGCGTGTTAGTGATTAACTGTAACAACACGGTATTCGGATTAACGAAAGCTGCCGGAACACCTGTATTTGTGAACGGAGATTATGAAGTGACCTATACAGTAACTGCTGTGAACGCGTCGACGGTAAGTTTAACAAACATCACGCTTAACGAGAATTTAAATAATACCTTCCCTTTACCAACTACTTATACTTTGGTTGGAACGCCTTCTGTTACATCGATGGGAAGCAGTTTAACCATCAATCCATTGTTTAATGGTTCAACCGATATTAGTTTAACAACACCATCAACAAGTACATTGTTACCATTATGGAAAGACACCATTGTATTTAAAGTGAAAGTAACGCCGAATAAAGTATTTTGTCCTTTTAAGAATACAGTTATTGGATTTGCGACTCAATTCGGCAGTGTAGTGGTGGCGGATAGTTCTAACAATGGATTCATTTGGGATCCGGATGGAGATGGCGACCCAACTAATAATGATACTATGACTGTCGTTTGTTTTGAGGAGTATACTTTGGAAATTCCAACCGGCTTCTCGCCAAATGCGGATGGTGTGAACGATTTATTTGTGATTAAAGGATTAAACGGACGTAAAGTAAAGTTAACTGTGTTTAACCGTTGGGGAAATAAAGTTTATGAGAATCCTGAGTATGATAATACTTGGAATGGAACTGTGAATATTTCTTCCGTGAAGTTTGGTAACGAAAAATTACCGCAGGCGACTTACTTCTATATTGTAGAATTCCTGGATGGAGAAACAGAGCCTGTGACAGGCTATGTAGTATTACAGTACTAG